Proteins co-encoded in one Gemmatimonadaceae bacterium genomic window:
- a CDS encoding divalent metal cation transporter, with product MNYWISKLIHRVLRLKRRWVMLLAVIGPGVITMVADNDAGGISTYASTGAKTGFNMLWAFILLVPMAYFIQEMTVRLGAVTKRGHAEAIFDGFGPGWGWFAIFNLALVNWLTLVTEYIGMTQAARIFGVPEWLTFTLVTALLMAIVFSGRYWTFERITLFFCLFNLVYIPAAIWAMRTHNVADGWLSVGRGFLTPSFDFGPALGTSALFTLIMANIGTTITPWQIFFQQSAVVDKGMDIKDIKYGKIDTLAGALLTCGVAAFIVIATAAAFHHHPGGQIIVESAAETANRMPDVMAGRLGLWAKGLFAIGLFDAGLLGALCISLATSWSLGEVFGWAHSLNESVREAPWFYVAYLVMLTSAGAVSLVASTHVQDVITIFVQVVAVVLLPSALVFLILLLNDKPLMGEHVNTPTQNIANWSITGLVIVVSTAYALSVIFPDLFT from the coding sequence ATGAACTACTGGATCAGCAAACTCATCCACCGTGTGCTGCGCCTCAAGCGACGCTGGGTGATGCTGCTGGCCGTCATCGGACCCGGCGTCATCACGATGGTGGCGGACAACGATGCCGGCGGCATCTCGACGTACGCCTCCACCGGCGCGAAGACCGGCTTCAACATGCTGTGGGCGTTCATCCTGCTCGTCCCCATGGCGTATTTCATCCAGGAGATGACGGTCCGGCTGGGCGCGGTCACCAAGCGCGGGCACGCCGAGGCCATCTTCGACGGCTTCGGCCCGGGTTGGGGCTGGTTCGCGATCTTCAACCTCGCGCTCGTGAACTGGCTGACGCTCGTCACCGAGTACATCGGCATGACGCAGGCGGCGCGCATCTTCGGCGTGCCGGAGTGGCTGACGTTCACGCTGGTCACCGCCCTGTTGATGGCCATCGTCTTCAGCGGGCGCTACTGGACCTTCGAACGCATCACGCTGTTCTTCTGCCTGTTCAATCTCGTGTACATCCCGGCCGCCATCTGGGCGATGCGCACCCACAACGTCGCCGACGGCTGGCTCTCCGTTGGACGCGGGTTCCTGACGCCCAGCTTCGACTTTGGCCCCGCCCTCGGCACGAGCGCGCTGTTCACGCTCATCATGGCGAACATCGGCACGACCATCACCCCCTGGCAGATCTTCTTCCAGCAGTCGGCGGTGGTGGACAAGGGGATGGACATCAAGGACATCAAGTACGGCAAGATCGACACGCTGGCCGGCGCGCTGCTCACCTGCGGCGTGGCGGCCTTCATCGTCATCGCCACCGCGGCGGCATTCCATCACCATCCGGGCGGGCAGATTATCGTCGAGTCGGCGGCGGAGACCGCCAACCGGATGCCGGACGTGATGGCCGGACGGCTGGGGCTCTGGGCCAAGGGCCTCTTCGCCATCGGCCTCTTCGACGCGGGACTGCTGGGCGCCCTCTGCATCTCGCTCGCGACGAGCTGGTCGCTGGGCGAAGTGTTCGGCTGGGCGCACTCGCTGAATGAGAGCGTGCGCGAGGCGCCGTGGTTCTACGTCGCGTATCTCGTGATGCTCACCAGCGCCGGCGCCGTCTCGCTGGTGGCGAGCACGCACGTGCAGGACGTGATCACGATCTTCGTGCAGGTCGTGGCCGTCGTCCTGCTTCCGTCGGCCCTCGTCTTCCTCATCCTGCTGCTCAACGACAAGCCGCTCATGGGCGAGCACGTGAACACGCCCACCCAGAACATCGCCAACTGGTCGATCACCGGCCTCGTCATCGTCGTCTCGACGGCGTATGCGCTTTCGGTGATCTTCCCCGACCTTTTCACGTAG
- a CDS encoding CBS domain-containing protein, producing MTATNGSLHPTTHGAEYELHFFSALLDRPVAVSRPDLKIGTLDDLVFKVAEPFPEAVGIVVAHKRGLPNEFIPWERVTRIDPHAIVVMPPDHAERYPSFVDQPGWLLLNEHLIGRTILDMDGRKVELVNDVHLLASHGRMIVAHVDVSLNGFLRKWGLGLLAFGKDRLISWSYVQPLSIEDATSSDKVSLSLAREQLQELPSEDLADALEELSGREQEAMFSVLEPEKAADTLLETEPRAQRQIVADLPPDRAKEILSEMSVGEIADLLSALPHDDRTELLAHLSPEESQRVRHILGTHEATAGSLLSQQFVALPKQVTAGEAIRTLRERAPDPDSISYLYVVTETNQVLLGVVDLRELVLARESATLEELMVSPVVSVDSELGEQDVAELFEKYNWRMFPVVDASDHLLGVIGYKDVRR from the coding sequence TTGACCGCCACCAACGGTTCGCTCCACCCGACCACGCACGGCGCCGAGTATGAGCTGCACTTCTTCTCGGCGCTGCTCGACCGCCCCGTCGCGGTCTCACGCCCCGACCTGAAGATCGGCACGCTCGACGATCTCGTGTTCAAGGTGGCGGAGCCGTTCCCCGAGGCCGTGGGGATCGTGGTGGCACACAAGCGCGGCCTCCCCAATGAGTTCATCCCGTGGGAGCGGGTCACGCGCATCGACCCGCACGCGATCGTGGTGATGCCACCCGACCACGCCGAACGGTATCCCTCGTTCGTGGACCAGCCTGGCTGGCTCCTGCTCAACGAGCACCTCATCGGCCGCACCATCCTCGACATGGATGGCCGCAAGGTGGAGCTCGTGAACGACGTTCACCTCCTGGCCAGCCACGGCCGCATGATCGTCGCGCACGTGGACGTCTCGCTGAACGGCTTCCTGCGCAAATGGGGGCTGGGGCTGCTCGCCTTCGGCAAGGATCGCCTGATCTCGTGGAGCTACGTGCAGCCGCTGTCCATCGAGGACGCGACGTCGTCGGACAAGGTGTCGCTGTCGCTGGCGCGCGAACAGCTGCAGGAGCTGCCCAGCGAGGACCTGGCCGACGCGCTGGAGGAGCTGTCGGGACGCGAGCAGGAGGCGATGTTCTCGGTGCTCGAACCCGAGAAGGCCGCCGACACGCTGCTCGAGACGGAGCCCCGCGCCCAGCGTCAGATCGTCGCCGACCTGCCGCCGGACCGCGCCAAGGAGATCCTCTCGGAAATGTCCGTCGGCGAGATCGCCGACCTGCTGTCGGCGCTGCCGCACGATGACCGTACGGAACTGCTCGCGCACCTGAGTCCCGAGGAGTCGCAGCGCGTGCGGCACATCCTGGGGACGCACGAGGCGACGGCCGGATCGCTCCTGTCCCAGCAGTTCGTGGCGCTCCCCAAGCAGGTCACCGCGGGCGAGGCCATCCGGACGCTGCGCGAGCGCGCGCCGGACCCGGACTCCATCTCGTACCTCTATGTCGTCACGGAGACGAACCAGGTGCTGCTGGGCGTCGTGGACCTGCGGGAGCTGGTGCTGGCGCGCGAATCGGCGACGCTGGAGGAACTGATGGTCTCACCGGTCGTCTCCGTGGACTCGGAGCTTGGCGAGCAGGATGTCGCCGAGCTGTTCGAGAAGTACAACTGGCGCATGTTCCCGGTGGTGGACGCGAGCGACCACCTGCTGGGCGTGATCGGCTACAAGGATGTGCGCCGATGA
- a CDS encoding 3-isopropylmalate dehydratase, producing the protein MAKVIITLGNDISTDDIYPGRFMATVLPTETPQFAFFDRTEFNAFLKARQFPAGSVIVGGENFGCGSSREQACSTLKGYDVTVVAKSIARIFLQNSINLGLKVVICPEIEASEGDELEITDDRVINATTDKSFAQVQMPAARKGIMDAGGLIPYTRRLLMARL; encoded by the coding sequence ATGGCCAAGGTCATCATCACGCTGGGCAACGACATCAGCACCGACGACATCTATCCGGGGCGCTTCATGGCCACGGTGCTGCCCACGGAGACGCCGCAGTTCGCCTTCTTCGATCGCACGGAGTTCAACGCCTTTCTCAAGGCGCGGCAGTTCCCGGCCGGCAGCGTGATCGTCGGCGGCGAGAACTTCGGCTGCGGGTCGAGCCGCGAGCAGGCGTGCTCGACGCTCAAGGGCTACGACGTGACCGTCGTCGCCAAGTCCATCGCGCGCATCTTCCTGCAGAACAGCATCAACCTCGGGCTCAAGGTGGTCATCTGCCCCGAAATCGAGGCAAGCGAAGGCGACGAGCTGGAGATCACGGATGACCGCGTGATCAACGCGACCACCGACAAGTCGTTCGCGCAGGTGCAGATGCCGGCGGCCCGCAAGGGGATCATGGATGCCGGTGGGCTCATTCCCTACACGCGCCGCCTGCTGATGGCGCGCCTGTAG